Below is a genomic region from Granulicella sp. L56.
AGCCTTCCCCAACAGGAGAGATCATGACCGACTTCGCCATCCGCCGGGCCACCTTCCGAAAGCTCCACGAGAGCGGCTGCTTCGTCCTTCCGAACCCTTGGGATGTAGGTTCAGCGCGATACCTCCGCAGCCTCGGCTTCAAGGCGCTGGCGACGACCAGCGGCGGCTTCGCCTTCTCCAGCGGCCTGCCCGACGCACATTGGGCCGTCTCCCGCGATCAGGTGCTCAAGCACATCGCTGAGATCGTCGCCTCGGTCGATCTCCCCGTCAACGCCGACTTTGAATCCGGCTACGCCAACGAGCCCGAGGACGTCGCCGAAAACGTTCGCCTCTGCGTCGAGACCGGCGTCGCCGGACTCTCCATCGAAGACGCCACCGGCGATCGCGAAGAGCCGCTGTACGATCTGCCGCTCGCCGTCGAGAGAATCAAGGCAGCAAAGGCAGCCATCAAGGCCTCCGGCGCAGACGTGCTCCTGGTCGCAAGGTCGGAGTGCTTCCTCCTCGGCCATCCCGAGCCATTGGCCGAAGCCATCCTTCGCCTCGAGGCCTTCGCCGAAGCAGGCGCAGACGTGCTCTTCGCTCCCGGTGCAGTCAAGCGCGCCGACATCGAGGCCATCGTAAAGGCGGTTCATCCTAAACCGGTCAACGTCCTGCTCACCTCCAGCGCCGGGCTCAAAATTCCCGAACTGGCCGATCTCGGCGTGCGCCGCATCAGCGTAGGCTCCGCACTCGCCCGCACCGCATGGACAAGCTTCATCCGCGCCGCCCGCGAAATCGCAGAGCAAAGCAGCATGGCCGGAATGGACAACTCAGTCACCTTCGCCGAGCTGAACGGCTTCTTCCAAAAGGACCTGGCCCAGCGCACCTAGAGCGATTTCGCCCACGTGTAGCTTCCCTTGTTTGTCATTCCCGAAGGGAATCTGCGTTTTGCTCGAATCACCAAAACTGCATCTGGAGGAGAACCGCTATCAGCCCTTAATCCGGCGATATCTGCGAAAATAGAAGCAGTATGCCCGAGCAGCAGACTATTGCCGTAGCCATGTCCGGAGGAGTCGACTCCTCCGCTGTCGCCGCGCTTCTGCGTTCGCAGGGCCACACGCTCGTCGGCCTCACCCTTCAGCTCTGGAACCAGCGCCGCCTCAGCGGCCACGAGGGAATGCCCGAAGCAGTTCAAGGCCGCTGCTGCTCCATCGATGACGTCTACGACGCCCGCCATGTAGCCGAGCAACTCGACATTCCTTACTATGTCGTGAACCAGCAAGACCGTTTCGAAGCCGACGTAGTCAAGCCTTTCGTAGCCGAGTACCTCGCCGGACGAACACCGATTCCCTGCACCCTCTGCAACAATCATCTGAAGTTCGACCAGCTCCTCACCACCGCCCGCCAGATCGGCGCTGACCGCATTGCGACCGGCCACTACGCCCGCAATCACTTCGACGAAGCCCGCCAGCGCTGGATTCTCTCGCGCCCTGCCGATCACACGAAGGACCAGACTTACTTCCTCTTCGGCCTGACGCAGGAGCAGCTCTCGCGCACCCTCTTCCCTCTCGGCGAGATGCAGAAGCCCGCCGTGCGCGAGATGGCCTCCGACGCTGGTCTCAACGTCGCCTCGAAGCCCGACTCGCAGGAGATCTGCTTCATTCCCGGCGGCGACTACAACGCGTTCCTGAAGGCCTATCTCGACGAGCAGGGCGAAGACCTTCCCGACTCCTCCGGCGAGTTGGTATCGAGCTCAGGCGAAGTCATCGGCCACCACGAAGGTATTCAGAGTTTCACGGTCGGACAACGCAAGGGCCTCGGTCTCACCTCGCCCGATCCTCTCTACGTCCTCGCCATTCATCCGGACAGTCATCAGGTCACCGTCGGCTCCAACGACGAGCTGATGTCCAACGACCTGCGCGCCAACCGCCTCAACTGGATCTCCATCCCCGAGCTGACCGAAGACATCCGCGTCACCATCAAGGTGCGACACCGCCACACACCCGCAGCGGCCATATTGAGCCCCGGACCTGACGGAACCGTCCGCGCCACCTTCGATGAGCCCCAACGTGCAATCACCCCCGGCCAGGCCGCCGTCTTCTATCAGCAAGACGAGGTCGTCGGGGGTGGTTGGATTTTTTAGGATTCTTTACAGATCGATGTCATTGCTGTCCCGATAGCTTGGGCGAGTTCGGCCGCTGCCGAAACCCTTGGCACGCCCTACCAGAACATCCAGTCCGGCTTTCAGTCCATTCACTAACCCGTTGAACTCGCGCACTGGAACTCGAATCCCATTCTGGACCGCATTCACTGCCTCAGCGGTTCCGGTCAGAATTGTGGTGACAATATCATCCACGCGCGCTGTCTGCACTCGCGCTTTGTTGTTGACATCGCTCAAGGTAGCGTCGAACTCCGCAGCCTTGCTGCGAACCACGTTGCTGGTCTCGACGAGGTTCTCGGCAAGCGTCATCATCTTCGGGGCGGTATTGGCAATGAAGTCCTGCGTACTTTCAAGAGCAGGCATTGCCTTGGCTCGAACTTCCTCCACAATGGCAAGCACGCGCTTGCGCGCCTTGGCCGCGCCGACAGCCATCACGACCAGCGCTATCGCCTGCACAATCAAAGCAGCCGCAACCATGCCGACGAAGACCATCAGCAGCCTGGAGTTGCCCGAAGAAATCGAGTCGGCATCCTGCAGCCACATTCCCGACAGAACAAATTGTGCCGCTACCATGCAGCCTCTCTTTCAAATTCAAATACACAAAATTTCAGGGCCTGATCCCCATCCACGAGAGATCAGGCCCCGGCTACAGCTATGCTTTGCCTAGATCTTTCGTTACATTCGCATAGGCATCTTTGCCTGCATCAATCGCGGCGGCAACCTTGTCCTGCTGCTCATGCACCAGACCCTTGCCCTTTTCGACATACTCTGCCCACTGGTTGCGGCCACGGTCATAGTACTCTTTACCGCGGTCGACATATTCGCCAACCTGCTGCTTGCCCTGCGCTGCCAGATCGGCAGCCCGCTCCTTGCCTTGCTGGGCAAGGACCGCTGCCTTTTCCTTTGCATCGAGGGCGCCGGCTACGAGATCATCCCGCGTTTCTTTACCTGCCTTCGGGGCATACAGGACGCCCACAAGGGCACCGACGCCGAGGCCCGCCAAAAACCAACCCAATCCACCTACGCTGTTGTCATCTGACATATTCTTTTCTCCTGTCTGTCTGAAAATGCAAACTCTTGTCCCCGCCTTTATAACCCAGCGGACGAAAGAAACTCATGGGCGCTGCCAAATATCAAGCATACCTTTTCGTGCAAGAGGAAGCGTCTTTAACGCCAGGCAGCCTGTAGGGAAAGATGCCCTCTCGATGGAATAGGTTGCGCCATTCGCTCTACCGCCCTCTTAGGATTGCCTCCGTCAACCTCACTCTTGCGCCCTCCGATCCGTCTATGAAATAGCACTCTTCGGCAGTGGCTGCAACTCTTCATACAGCCACCAGCTAAATAGAAGCATCTGAAACCAATAGAGTGAGTTGCAGTGTTTGCAATCGCTCTACCCACAACGAGGTTCCATGTACGTGTCCCATGCCGTTTCCTTTCCGCGCGCCGTTACGTTCGCTGCCGTCTTTGCTGTAGCACTCAGCCTTGGAGGTTGCAAGAAATCCACGCCTCCCCCCGACGATGCCGCCCTCACCTCCGCAGTCCAGACGCGCATCGCAGGAGATAGCGCGCTTCAGTCCGAATCCATTCAAGCCACGGTCCAGGACGGCAGCGCCACGCTCAACGGCACAGTCAGCAGTGAAGCCGCTCGCTCTCTCGCCGCTTCGGACGCTGCCCAGGTAGCGGGCCTCAAAACCGTCATCAATAACCTCGCCGTTCAACAGGCTGCAGCCCAGCAGCCTGCGCCACAAGCCGCTGAAGTCGCTCCACCTCCGCCCGCTCGCGTCCGCAAGGAGCAGGTAAAGAAGAAGACGCGCCCCGAGCCGGTTGCTCATTCCCCTGCTCCCATCGAGCGCGTTCCTCCTCCGGAACAGGCTCAGGCCGAGCCGCCACCATCTCCTCCACCGCCGCCGCCAGCAAAACCCGCGGCTCCAGCTTTCCGAGACGTCAACATTCCCGCAGGCACGACGCTGCCCATCCGCATTACCCAGACGCTCGACAGCGCCAGCACCCAGCAGGGTGACAGCTTCAGCGGCACGGTAGCCAGCGATG
It encodes:
- a CDS encoding BON domain-containing protein: MSHAVSFPRAVTFAAVFAVALSLGGCKKSTPPPDDAALTSAVQTRIAGDSALQSESIQATVQDGSATLNGTVSSEAARSLAASDAAQVAGLKTVINNLAVQQAAAQQPAPQAAEVAPPPPARVRKEQVKKKTRPEPVAHSPAPIERVPPPEQAQAEPPPSPPPPPPAKPAAPAFRDVNIPAGTTLPIRITQTLDSASTQQGDSFSGTVASDVVIDGVVVIPNGAAVSGRVDAVQEAAHFKGNSLLTIELTGLRHRGDGVALSTEPYSVAGKGRGKNTAIKTGGGAAVGAILGGIFGGGKGAAIGAAAGGGVGAGSNAITRGEQVQIPSESLIRFHLTNTISLRVSNNSARNASDSPDNPNLQQRPDSQQQ
- a CDS encoding isocitrate lyase/phosphoenolpyruvate mutase family protein, encoding MTDFAIRRATFRKLHESGCFVLPNPWDVGSARYLRSLGFKALATTSGGFAFSSGLPDAHWAVSRDQVLKHIAEIVASVDLPVNADFESGYANEPEDVAENVRLCVETGVAGLSIEDATGDREEPLYDLPLAVERIKAAKAAIKASGADVLLVARSECFLLGHPEPLAEAILRLEAFAEAGADVLFAPGAVKRADIEAIVKAVHPKPVNVLLTSSAGLKIPELADLGVRRISVGSALARTAWTSFIRAAREIAEQSSMAGMDNSVTFAELNGFFQKDLAQRT
- a CDS encoding YtxH domain-containing protein, which translates into the protein MSDDNSVGGLGWFLAGLGVGALVGVLYAPKAGKETRDDLVAGALDAKEKAAVLAQQGKERAADLAAQGKQQVGEYVDRGKEYYDRGRNQWAEYVEKGKGLVHEQQDKVAAAIDAGKDAYANVTKDLGKA
- the mnmA gene encoding tRNA 2-thiouridine(34) synthase MnmA, whose amino-acid sequence is MPEQQTIAVAMSGGVDSSAVAALLRSQGHTLVGLTLQLWNQRRLSGHEGMPEAVQGRCCSIDDVYDARHVAEQLDIPYYVVNQQDRFEADVVKPFVAEYLAGRTPIPCTLCNNHLKFDQLLTTARQIGADRIATGHYARNHFDEARQRWILSRPADHTKDQTYFLFGLTQEQLSRTLFPLGEMQKPAVREMASDAGLNVASKPDSQEICFIPGGDYNAFLKAYLDEQGEDLPDSSGELVSSSGEVIGHHEGIQSFTVGQRKGLGLTSPDPLYVLAIHPDSHQVTVGSNDELMSNDLRANRLNWISIPELTEDIRVTIKVRHRHTPAAAILSPGPDGTVRATFDEPQRAITPGQAAVFYQQDEVVGGGWIF